The genomic region ATCAAACCATCCCGGAACGGTTCGAATAAAATAAAAAGGAACCGTAACTGTTAAAATTCCAGCAGCAGCAGCCCCATATTGATTTGTGAACCTACCAACAAAAAAATAAGCTACAATTCCTGCAAGTGGCGCTATAAATGCAGATAACCAAAAACTAATAACAATAAGAGGCATAGTTGTAAACAAGTTGACAAATTTATAAACAAACGCTGTCAGGTAGACTATAAGAGGAGGGTAATCTAAAGGAACTCCATAAGGGTAATATGAATGCAGATCCCACTCAACACCATTAATTATTGCATCTCCAAGATATCCATGTTCAAGATAGTCTTCTGTTAAACGGTAGTTATAGTAAGAGTCTAATTCATACATATAAGGAAGGCCGTTTTCATCTTGATAAAATGATTTGTCAACGGCAGAAATCCCATTTAAATTAGTCGTTTCTATTCTGATTAAAAATCCGATAGAAAATATTAGTAATATGGTGATTATCGTGATAAATTGTTTATTCATTTGATCTCCTATGAATTATTTGATTAAACTTTAATAAATCTTATTTAATCATATATTTATAACAGTTGAAAATTGGGGTAATTGGTGAGGTTAATTAGTTGATTAAAGGTATAGAAAAGTTTAAAAGAAAGGCTTAATAATTTCCTCAAATTAGTAATCCAATCCAAACTACACCATTTCTAAATAGAGAGTTCCCAAATGATCCCTATGTCAAAGGATAGTTACATACATTGACTTTTAGATAAATTAATTCCGTTTATCATTCACGTTTTTAAAATGATAAAATCCTTATTCCTAGTTTATTCAAATTTTAGTCCCGAAAATTATTCAAAAAATAACTGAAATCCAAACGACACGATTTTTCACATTTGACATGTGAATATATGAGTTGTTGTTAAAATAACAAATATTTAGTCTAAGCATATCTACTGAGCAATATTAAGAAATAAATGGGAAAGTAAATTAAGTAGGTTTAAAATATTTATATATCTACTAAAATGAAAAGAAGATTATTAAAAACTGATCATATGTCGTTATTTAAAAACCCATGGGGGTCCAGTGAGAAGGTCAATTTCAAAAATCTTTTTTTTGGAGTTGATGGTGAAAAAGACCCGGACCGTCCGAAAGTTCATGAAAATGTAACTCTGGGAGTCAGTTACAAATTCAGATCTAAACCACCTCAAATCGGTAAAAACGCATTATTACGTTCCAATACCGTCATTTACAATGATGTGGAGATTGGCAATGAGTTCCAGACTGGACACGGAGTACTGGTTAGAGAAAAGACCACCATCGGCGATAAGGTACTCATAGGAACCAACAGTGTTATTGAAGGACATTGTGATATTGGAAGTAACATCAGCATTCAATCAAATGTTTACATCCCAAAAAACACCGTAATTGAGGATCATGTTTTCTTAGGACCATGTTCCTGTTTCACCAATGACCGGTATCCATTGCGATCTGATTATAAGCTTGAAGGACCCATAATACGGAAAGGAGCATCTATAGGGGCTAATTCAACGTTTCTTTCAGGAATTGAGGTTGGAGAAGGGACCATGGTTGCTGCAGGGGCCATTGTCACCCGTGATATACCACCATATTATCTGGCAATTGGTGCACCAGCCAAAC from Methanobacterium sp. harbors:
- a CDS encoding acyltransferase, which gives rise to MSLFKNPWGSSEKVNFKNLFFGVDGEKDPDRPKVHENVTLGVSYKFRSKPPQIGKNALLRSNTVIYNDVEIGNEFQTGHGVLVREKTTIGDKVLIGTNSVIEGHCDIGSNISIQSNVYIPKNTVIEDHVFLGPCSCFTNDRYPLRSDYKLEGPIIRKGASIGANSTFLSGIEVGEGTMVAAGAIVTRDIPPYYLAIGAPAKHKPLPKQFRKLNKI